Proteins encoded in a region of the Melospiza georgiana isolate bMelGeo1 chromosome 2, bMelGeo1.pri, whole genome shotgun sequence genome:
- the PROS1 gene encoding vitamin K-dependent protein S produces the protein MGPRCLPLLALAIALAQAATFLPQQYASQFLLRKRRANSFMEESKKGNLERECIEELCNREEAREIFENNPETEYFYPKYLSCLASHRAGVFRVAAVTPDSPADLRACVKEISNQCSPLPCHKDGYKDCIDGQAKYTCVCKAGWRGENCEEDINECEDFNGGCSQRCSNFPGSFRCLCEDGYFMHSNKRDCGDINECVLHPNICGTATCKNTQGKYECECPEGYTYNSTSKTCEDIDECAENICAQLCVNSPGSYSCYCDGKKGFKLSKDMKNCESVTECIPLNLEKNYQLLYLAEQFIGIPVLYLKFKLPNVTRFTAEFDFRTYDAEGVILYAESLDSSAWILLALRDGKIEIQFKNEFGTKVTSGGKAINDGLWHIVSVEELEHSISVKIAKEAVMSINSPGTLFKQSQGFLETKVYIAGLPRRVGGALVKQINPRLDGCIRAWNLMNQGHSGVNEVIQEKQSKHCLVSVGRGSFYPGTGMAAFQINYNNLDSAEDWLINVTLSIRPSTDTGVMFALVSNETVPLALSIVDSNSSDSQKITVTIGSIIVAQLESKKLCTPRRVQVGLLVTKQELELAVDSHTDRSSSEQLSTLHQAMMANVVTYLGGLPDVPLGATPVTAFYNGCMEVKVNNRQLDLDEAISKHNDIRSHSCPLIMQ, from the exons ATGGGGCCGCGCTGCCTCCCGCTGCTGGCGCTCGCCATCGCCCTGGCCCAGGCGGCGACCT TTTTACCCCAGCAGTATGCATCTCAGTTCCTGCTGAGGAAACGCCGAGCAAACTCTTTCATGGAAGAAAGTAAGAAGGGAAATCTAGAAAGAGAATGCATTGAAGAATTATGCAATAGGGAAGAAGCCAGGGAAATCTTTGAAAATAATCCTGAAACT gaaTATTTTTATCCCAAATATTTAA GCTGCCTTGCCTCCCATCGAGCAGGGGTGTTCAGGGTGGCTGCAGTCACTCCAGACTCTCCGGCTGACCTGAGGGCTTGTGTCAAGG AAATTTCAAACCAGTGCAGCCCCCTGCCATGCCATAAAGATGGATATAAGGATTGCATCGATGGACAAGCCAAGTATACCTGTGTCTGTAaagcaggatggagaggagagaACTGTGAGGAAG ACATAAATGAATGTGAAGACTTCAACGGAGGCTGCAGCCAGCGCTGTTCCAATTTCCCCGGGAGCTTCCGTTGCCTGTGTGAAGATGGCTACTTCATGCATTCCAACAAAAGGGATTGTGGAG ATATAAATGAATGTGTGCTACATCCAAACATCTGTGGGACAGCCACCTGTAAAAACACCCAGGGGAAATATGAGTGTGAATGTCCAGAAGGCTACACATATAATTCAACTTCCAAGACCTGTGAAG ATATTGATGAATGtgctgaaaatatttgtgctcagctctgtgtgAACTCACCAGGAAGTTACAGCTGCTATTGTGATGGCAAGAAAGGGTTCAAGCTCTCTAAGGACATGAAGAATTGTGAG TCTGTTACTGAGTGTATCCCACTGAATCTTGAAAAGAATTATCAACTGCTTTACCTGGCAGAGCAATTTATAGGAATTCCTGTTCTCTACTTAAAGTTCAAACTGCCAAATGTCACAAG ATTTACAGCAGAGTTTGATTTCCGGACGTACGACGCAGAGGGGGTGATCCTGTATGCAGAATCCCTGGACAGCTCAGCCTGGATCTTGCTTGCTCTTAGGGATGGGAAGATTGAGATTCAATTCAAGAATGAGTTTGGAACAAAAGTCACCAGTGGAGGCAAGGCCATTAATGATGGACTGTGGCATATA GTATCAGTTGAAGAATTAGAACACAGCATCAGTGTAAAAATAGCTAAAGAGGCTGTGATGAGTATTAACAGCCCAGGAACTCTGTTTAAACAATCCCAGGGTTTCTTGGAAACCAAGGTGTACATTGCAGGATTGCCTCGCAGGGTGGGCGGTGCTCTTGTTAAACAG ATTAACCCTCGTCTGGATGGTTGTATCCGGGCCTGGAACTTGATGAACCAGGGACATTCAGGAGTAAATGAAGTTattcaagaaaaacaaagcaaacactgTTTAGTATCAGTGGGGAGAGGATCCTTCTACCCTGGCACTGGAATGGCAGCATTCCAGATAAACTATA ATAATCTTGACAGTGCTGAAGATTGGCTAATAAATGTGACTCTGAGTATTCGCCCATCCACAGACACTGGTGTTATGTTTGCCTTGGTTTCTAATGAAACAGTGCCTCTTGCCTTGTCCATAGTGGACTCTAACTCCTCTGACTCACAG AAAATCACTGTGACCATTGGGAGCATCATTGTTGCACAGCTGGAATCAAAGAAATTATGCACCCCCAGAAGAGTGCAGGTTGGACTACTGGTGACCAAACAGGAGCTTGAACTGGCTGTTGATTCACACACTGACAGAAGCAGCTCCGAGCAGCTCTCTACTCTGCATCAAGCAATGATGGCAAATGTTGTCACCTACCTGGGTGGCCTGCCAG ATGTTCCTCTGGGTGCTACACCAGTGACTGCTTTCTACAACGGCTGCATGGAGGTGAAGGTCAACAACAGACAGCTGGACCTGGATGAAGCCATTTCCAAACACAACGACATCAGATCTCACTCGTGCCCACTGATCATGCAGTAA